Proteins from a single region of Hordeum vulgare subsp. vulgare chromosome 6H, MorexV3_pseudomolecules_assembly, whole genome shotgun sequence:
- the LOC123403435 gene encoding uncharacterized protein LOC123403435, whose product MGGRSKKRGGAKGRGREGGGENPASGGNSNSAQPMANVEPLTRRVLPSNDKTAESTKQGAVELFFSRRARPPARPAMTAAVSHDAPVFTEEELEFLQSVIPPPPGGY is encoded by the exons ATGGGAGGGCGCAGCAAGAAGCGTG GTGGGGCGAAGGGGCGCGGCCGTGAGGGCGGCGGGGAGAACCCGGCGTCGGGCGGGAACAGCAACAGCGCGCAGCCGATGGCCAACGTCGAGCCCCTGACGAGGCGGGTGCTGCCGTCGAATGACAAGACCGCCGAGTCCACGAAGCAGGGCGCGGTCGAGTTGTTTTTCAGCCGCAGGGCGCGCCCTCCTGCGCGGCCGGCGATGACGGCGGCCGTGTCGCATGACGCGCCAGTGTTCACCGAAGAGGAGCTGGAGTTCCTCCAGTCGGTTATTCCTCCGCCGCCGGGCGGATATTAG